A genome region from Natronosalvus rutilus includes the following:
- the trxA gene encoding thioredoxin, translating into MSTDDETNPEGDDELERIRERKIEELKAKAEQDHQHASSPDQPIAVESQSHFEQVLQEHGRVLVDFYADWCGPCQMLAPVLDRLAAETSGTIAKVDTEALPGVAQQYGVRGLPTLILFENGQPAKQLVGMQEESTLRGLLE; encoded by the coding sequence ATGAGCACCGACGACGAGACGAATCCGGAAGGAGACGACGAACTCGAGCGCATACGCGAACGCAAGATCGAGGAACTGAAGGCGAAAGCCGAACAGGACCACCAGCACGCATCGAGTCCGGACCAGCCGATCGCCGTCGAGAGCCAGTCGCACTTCGAGCAGGTGCTACAGGAACACGGTCGCGTGCTCGTCGACTTCTACGCCGACTGGTGTGGTCCCTGTCAGATGCTCGCGCCCGTCCTCGACCGACTCGCCGCCGAAACGTCGGGAACGATCGCGAAAGTTGACACCGAGGCGCTCCCGGGGGTCGCCCAGCAGTACGGCGTCCGCGGGCTCCCGACGTTGATCCTCTTCGAGAACGGCCAGCCCGCCAAACAGCTGGTGGGGATGCAGGAGGAATCGACGTTGCGCGGGCTGCTCGAGTAG
- a CDS encoding universal stress protein gives MARSILVPHDGSSHAQAALEYALETFPDASIVLFHAIDPFEVTPTEEQLSPLTNAWLADQESEAADLFAEAKASLEGGDASIETATAVGSPAQSIVAHAEDADADQIVMGSRGRGGAAGLQMGSTAEIVVKRANVPVTVVR, from the coding sequence ATGGCACGCTCGATTCTCGTCCCGCACGACGGATCCTCGCACGCACAGGCGGCCCTCGAGTACGCTCTCGAAACGTTTCCGGACGCCTCGATCGTCCTGTTTCACGCGATCGATCCGTTCGAGGTGACCCCGACCGAGGAACAGCTTTCGCCCCTGACTAACGCCTGGCTCGCCGACCAGGAGTCGGAGGCCGCCGATCTCTTCGCCGAAGCGAAGGCGTCGCTCGAGGGTGGCGACGCGTCAATCGAGACCGCCACCGCTGTCGGGTCGCCAGCCCAGTCGATCGTGGCCCACGCCGAGGACGCGGACGCCGACCAGATCGTCATGGGCAGCCGCGGACGCGGTGGCGCGGCCGGTCTACAGATGGGGAGTACGGCCGAAATCGTCGTCAAGCGAGCGAACGTTCCGGTGACGGTCGTTCGATAG
- a CDS encoding AI-2E family transporter has protein sequence MERDREFGRRIAVGSIVAALFLLVAHVALSFLGVLVFAVFLYYAVRPIYRALDRFNVPRRPRAILALVLFGVPFLVLITYTIAIIVIETQALLEAYNVQDQFLDEVITDIDVTGLDLDEIRRIVTDLSSQASLGVVVLSLGGTVSLVSGAVVQLIIMVTLVYYMLIDGPRFVSWALETYDESGVMRAYARAVDPELSMTLFGNIVNVFVTAIVGVVTFYTYNFFAPAAVDVPFPALIGALTGIGSLIPVVGIKLVYVPVIVLLAANAWAAGDLSLLVPVGALAAVSAVLVDFIPDFFIRAHISGKQTHTGMLLVSYIVGPLVFGFYGLFLAPILLILVINAVYILLPYVLTGQPSGVRQARLTEYRDGRPEVSSVEGTEAPGAERTEAEPAVSSEGPSDHR, from the coding sequence ATGGAACGCGATCGTGAGTTCGGCCGTCGGATCGCCGTCGGATCGATCGTCGCTGCCCTGTTTCTGTTGGTCGCCCACGTTGCTCTCTCGTTTCTCGGCGTTCTCGTCTTCGCGGTCTTCCTCTACTACGCCGTTCGCCCGATCTATCGAGCCCTCGACCGGTTCAACGTTCCGAGACGGCCACGGGCGATCCTCGCGCTCGTCCTGTTCGGCGTGCCGTTCCTCGTGCTCATCACCTACACGATCGCGATCATCGTCATCGAGACCCAGGCGTTGCTCGAGGCCTACAACGTGCAGGATCAGTTTCTCGACGAGGTGATTACGGACATCGACGTGACCGGCCTCGACCTCGACGAGATTCGACGCATCGTCACGGACCTCTCCTCGCAGGCATCCCTCGGCGTCGTGGTATTGAGCCTCGGAGGAACGGTGAGCCTCGTCAGCGGCGCAGTCGTCCAGTTGATCATCATGGTCACGCTGGTGTACTACATGCTCATCGACGGCCCGCGATTCGTCTCGTGGGCACTCGAGACCTACGACGAGTCGGGCGTCATGCGCGCTTACGCTCGCGCCGTGGACCCCGAACTCTCGATGACGCTCTTTGGCAACATCGTCAACGTGTTCGTCACGGCCATCGTCGGCGTCGTGACGTTCTACACGTACAATTTCTTTGCCCCCGCTGCGGTCGACGTTCCGTTTCCGGCGCTGATCGGCGCGCTGACCGGTATCGGGAGCCTCATCCCGGTCGTCGGCATCAAACTCGTTTACGTCCCCGTCATCGTCCTCCTCGCGGCGAACGCGTGGGCGGCCGGCGACCTCTCGCTCCTCGTGCCAGTTGGCGCACTGGCGGCCGTCAGCGCGGTCCTCGTCGACTTCATCCCCGACTTCTTCATTCGGGCCCACATCAGCGGCAAGCAAACCCACACGGGCATGCTCCTGGTCTCCTACATCGTCGGCCCTCTCGTCTTCGGCTTCTACGGACTGTTCCTCGCCCCAATTTTGCTGATCCTCGTGATCAACGCGGTCTATATCCTCCTTCCCTACGTCCTCACCGGCCAGCCGTCGGGGGTTCGACAGGCCCGGCTCACGGAGTACCGTGACGGACGGCCCGAGGTCTCGAGCGTTGAAGGAACCGAGGCACCTGGGGCCGAACGAACCGAGGCCGAACCAGCCGTCTCGAGCGAAGGGCCATCCGATCACCGATAA